tgatccagcatggcttttctgattaCTTCTGCCAGGAAAGTATATGCACATGTGCATGAGGAGGCAGTGTGCCTTAGTGATGCGAAGTTCCATGAGATGGCATCTTGCCAGGGCCTTCCAAAACATGGATGCTACCCCGTATTCCTTCCACAGCTTTTCAGGCTTTTGCAGTATCGCATGTACAAATCAGCCTTAAGAAAGGGGTGGCGACCACCAAGATAAATGGGACAGACATGCTTATCCACTATGAACCTCCAGCtctggaaagaaggaggaggaggaggagagttggtttttatatgccgactttctctaccacttaagaagaagaagaagagttggcttttatatgccaactttctctaccaaagaagaagaagagttggtttttatatgccgactttctctaccacttaagggagactcaaacccgcttacaatcacctttgtttcccctccccacaacagacaccctgtgaggtaggtggggatgagagagctctaagagagctgtgactagcccaaggtcccccagctggcttcatgtggaggagtggggaaaccaacccagttcaccagattagcctccgccactcatgtggaggagtggggaatcaaacccagttcaccgctccaaaccaccgctcttagccactacaccatgctggattaaaaaaatagaattttcAAATGGAACAAATAAATGAATCATCTGCAGACAGTTCTGCTCCTGATAAGAGGCTGCCATTCCTAAAACAAGGCTTCAGGGGAAATATTCCTTCCTTGAGACAGTGTCCGCTCAAGACATTACATGGAACATTGGAAGTCAGCACCTGTTTAATATGGTACTAACTactagatagagagatagatatttttcttttttgcagctccatgtgttcatgtgagtgatCTGCAGGTTGACACGCAGCAGTGCGCTCATTCAGACAAACACGCGAGGCCAAAACACAACTCTGAAATCTTAGCTtgtatttctctctttctctttctctctcggcAACCAAACCCACCGCCTGACCATCCCAAGTCAGAGCTTCCAGGGGAGCTGAAACTCATCGGTCGGCAAAGTTCTCCCGTGTGTGGTCATCACATTCTTCATGTGCTTCTTGGCCAGAAACAGGGCTAGCTGCTGCTTCTGGTTGCAAGTAAGGCCTTTCCCGATTTTCCACGGGAAATCGGCCTGTGCCCCCAGACTCTCCCTGTAGCTCTGGAGCTTGTGGAGACACCAGTTTTCATCCACCTTGTACAAGTAGTGGTAGATGAGAGACTCCAACGGAAGGCTGCCAGCAGAGAGCCACTGGTGCACCACTTCTTCCGCCCCAGAGATGATCTCGGGGTAACGGGTCGTCAGGAGCTGCAGCAGCAAGTGGTTGGCTCGGTTGGTCTTGACAATGGGAAGGCGGTTCTCCGGATTGAACTTGGTGCTGGTGATTTCGTCGAGGGTCCTCCGGATCAGCATGACGGGCCCCGGGTATTTGCACACCTGCTCGGCCACGTTGAGGTTGAAGTGCTCCATCACCGTCTTCACCACCAGCTTCTTCCACCTCTTGTCGATCACTTTCATCGCCAAAGGGACCAGTCCGTcgaaggaggcatccaggatcaagCCGCCCAGCTTTGGGTAGCTCATGGCAGCCCACGTTGCCGTGTAGCTGCCTAAGGAATAGCCGTAGATCACGATGTCCGGCAGGCTAAAGTTAAGGCGGTGGATGGCGTACTGGAGCACCACTTCCATGGCGTTGATGTCGTTCTTTGGGTAAGGTGCCCCCGAGCTTCTCGCGAAACCAGGATGGTTCCACCCCAGGACAGAGTACCCGgctttcaatggggtgaaaaggcaGCCAATCTCGTAAaagctgccattcccttcacagcAAATAACCAACTGCATCCCCTTCGGCTCCAGATCTTTCCTGTGCCTCCTGTCTACAAACATGGTGTCGATTTCGTTTTCATCCCGAGCGATCAGTTTGGCTCGTTTCCCGTGAAAATCCTCCATGAGGCGAGTCCGGCCCTTCACCAGCAAAGAGAGCGGGATTTTGTTCAAGAGGCAAACGGAGCCCGGGTACAGCAAGCAGCGGCCAAGAGAGTGCGCGATGGCGTACCTGGCCAGTTTGCTGGAGGACTGCTTCATGCCTTGGAGGATGCTGCTTTGGGTCAGTCTCGGCTCTTCTTGCTTGCTGGACGACTGTGATCTCGGAGGGTTGGTGGCGGTGGCACCATCGCCACCGACCACACTGCTACTGCTACCCTTGAACTCATCCCAACGGTATTCCACGGGCCAATTCCTGAACAAACACCCGTCCTTGATCATCAGCCACGCTTTCGTTTTGTAACACATGTCGATATTCCCTAGTGGTGCTCATACAATTAGTTTCCTTAAGTTACGAGAATTAGGCTcataggttcttatgttcttatgtaacacaTTTCTAAGTTCTTTAGTGACG
This Euleptes europaea isolate rEulEur1 chromosome 2, rEulEur1.hap1, whole genome shotgun sequence DNA region includes the following protein-coding sequences:
- the LOC130473728 gene encoding protein ABHD16B-like, translated to MCYKTKAWLMIKDGCLFRNWPVEYRWDEFKGSSSSVVGGDGATATNPPRSQSSSKQEEPRLTQSSILQGMKQSSSKLARYAIAHSLGRCLLYPGSVCLLNKIPLSLLVKGRTRLMEDFHGKRAKLIARDENEIDTMFVDRRHRKDLEPKGMQLVICCEGNGSFYEIGCLFTPLKAGYSVLGWNHPGFARSSGAPYPKNDINAMEVVLQYAIHRLNFSLPDIVIYGYSLGSYTATWAAMSYPKLGGLILDASFDGLVPLAMKVIDKRWKKLVVKTVMEHFNLNVAEQVCKYPGPVMLIRRTLDEITSTKFNPENRLPIVKTNRANHLLLQLLTTRYPEIISGAEEVVHQWLSAGSLPLESLIYHYLYKVDENWCLHKLQSYRESLGAQADFPWKIGKGLTCNQKQQLALFLAKKHMKNVMTTHGRTLPTDEFQLPWKL